The stretch of DNA CTCTAAATGGACATTTTAGATCTCGGGGATGTTAGAataatgggcttggcccatgtaattTTCTTAAATTCCCAAAAGAAAAATTCAAAAGTTCATTCATAAGATGAAAAGTGGAGGGTCTAAAGTTTCGCCCCACTCTGAAAGTTGATGAGATGTGAGACCTCTTTATATTGTGGGTTCTCTCCACTCCAGTAAGTGGTGTCTTGAGGATAGAAAAAGAAGACCACACGCGCGCTCGCCGCGTCTAGCCTGGCTCCGGCTCGGGCCGAGGCCAGGGCAATGGAGGTAGGCGTGTGACATGCATGTGAATGGTCCGTCGAAATCCAGTTCGTGGTCTTGTAGGAGCACGGCTTTTTTATATCTTGACAAACAGGTTGATGTTTACTTGTTCAATAAATTCAAGACTTGGAAACCAACTCGGTTTGAGATCAGGGTCTCGACACGATACCGCCTTGGTCCTCCTATATATACAGCTTATCAGCCGTGGGCAAAGACACACTGAAACAAGctagggttttgcctcatctcGCAACTTGCGCTGCCACCGTAGTCTACTCCATCCCGAACACCGGCGTGCACCGACGTGCAGGAGAGCAAGTCTCCAAAATCATCTGTCATTGTGATCTTACACTAGGAGAGGACGAATTGGTTTTTTGGAAAGAGCTTTGCGCGACTACTCAAGCTTGTCACCACGGATCGCCTTCCATTCAAGTCGGGCAGCGTCATGTACTAACGTCTCCAACGTAATCTACTTAATTCGGTCTTCACCAACAACGTCATCAACAACATCACTCTAGGAGCTATGACTACTAACGAACAATATGTGTGTTGTGATATGTTCATGCCTATAATTATGGTTGTCATTGTGCATATTTTTCTGTTCATCTAGTATGCTAGACTCTTGCATGCTAACTATtgttatagtcatgaattacttacTGCAATTAATCGCAGAATTGTTTAATATTCTAACATCTTCTCCATGCCGCCTTGGTCCCCTCATTTCCTTCGTCTGGTGGCCTCACCGGAGGCAAGAGGACTGGAGACCtatatgttttttttcttttgcttggGTTTATTTCCCTGACGACATCGATGAGGTGGTGGCGACTGTGGCCTATTGGAATAAGGTCTCCTCATGCCTCGACGACATCCAATCCGACGCTGACGAATGGCCTATGAGAGTTTGTGTCCCCATGTCTGTTGGCTCTCTTCATATATTGGCGGTCTATTAAAGGAGAGCCATTGCATGACTATTGGTGAGGTGACTTCGACATCTTTTTCCGTGTGATTCTGTGGCATGATCTGATTTCTCTAACTCCCTGGACCGATGATGATAGATTGCAAAGTCTATACTACGTAGGATGATGCTTCAACCGATGCCTGTTCGGTGATTTCTAGATCTCGTCTCATGGGGCGAGTAATGCCTGGTATTGCGAGGACGTTTGCAGATGTCCTTTTTCTTTGTTGTTGACTTGGTGCGATTTTCAATCTTCGGCGGGTGGCGTATAATTGAAGAAAGAAGAAGACTAGTATGATTTTCAATATAATTTTGATCTTTACTGACCGTTCTGTGACCAGTTGTCTTTCCATTGCATTGGCTATttttatatactccctctgttccataatataATGTGTACATATATTTTGCAATGTCAAATTATACAATCTTTGACCAAGTTCATAGGAAAAACTATTTATATCTGCGACACCAAATATATGAAATATGAAACTATTTCTTATAATGAATTTAAATGATACATGATTggtgttctagatgtaaatgtttttcttcaGAAACTCGGCCAAAGTATATGAAGttttaattttttagaaaatatatatgcactacattatgaaagGCAGGGAGTATATAATTATCAGACCTAAGATACTCTTTAGGTGTCTTTTCTTTGTAAAAAAATGCCCAAGGGTTGTGGGAATAACGACTGTGCTTTTCATATTATAATGAACTTGAACTCTGTACAAGAGCTGTGGGAATAAACAACTGTTTCCTTGTAAATGGGCTATTTGGAAATGTAGATCCTCCTAGTGTCATAGCTCAAGTAGCTCCTTAGAGCTATGCGCGCTGCTGCCCAACTACTGCAGCATGTGACGGGCAAGATTTTTTTGCGGGAATAGTGGACGGGCGCCCATGGTATTGAGGATTCTATCCCTGCATCGACGACGCTGCGAGCCTGCGCCCCCAGTTTTTACACAACTGTTCCCTGTAGCCATGTTCTTGTTTCGGGTTTTGCCAATTTACGTTTACGTAGCAAACGTTTAGACCTGAAGGATGATGATATCCTTTGCATGAATGAAGTCGGGAGGTATCCTCCTCAATtcgaaaacaaaaaaataattacCTTGAAAACTAAAATGAAAGTCCACCTTCGATGATCACTCAGGTGTTTGACATTCGGAACTTGTGTCCCCTCCTCTGACTTTCAGTGATCATTGCGATGTTTGACATGCGAAACGTGTGCCCCCTGCTCCCCTCTGGCACTCTTTGCTTGTGCCGACTCTTGGGATCCGGAAATGCCACAGCACCAAATTCTTCTTTACGACCACCAGTTTGCACggataatttaattaattaatttaacaaTAATTAAGAGCATATTCGTCGTTGTTTGCGTGCACTGCGTTCCTTAATGGAGCCAGCCGTTGACCTACCGACAAACAGGGGACGGTTGCTTTTGCTTGCCTCGGCTCGTCGGGCAAACCCCATGCGTCAAGGAATGGTGAAACTCGAGTAATGATGAAACTGCGTCATCGCCTCGTTGCTTCAAGCAACGGATATCCAAGAAATAGAAGCAACGGCGTTAATAGATGGGGAAAGGAAAATCATGTGTTACGGTTGAACCATGCACAGCTACATCCTACATAGGGCAAAGCATCGCAGCGAGGATACATCCAACAACAGTGCATCTCACTATTCGGTACTCTTATCGCATCATATCACAGTGCTGTGACGGGACACCGCTGCCACGGATATCCAAAACAAAATGATGAACAGCTCAATGATCAACACTGGTGTGCCCCGcagaacaaaagaaaactagtaacaTCACAGCCACTAGTATAAAGGGAAAGGGGAAAACGTGAGCGCCACTCAGATGATAATAATTAAACCGGGAAATGGCAGAATCTTTGCAGGCCAATGATTTGTTTTTGCACGCATTAGTACTAATATGAAAAATTAAAGCTGAAGTCGCATCACGCATTATTGCAAAATAACAAATCCCTGCCAAGTGCCAACGGTCACAAAAGGCAGGGCCTACGAAACATCAACACATGCAAAGGCAAAGGGATAACATGCTTCGTGCAGAAGAATTTATTATAAATATAGTAATAGTGCACCGCAGCTACTGTGAAGATAAACAATAATTATATGCACCCGGAATCCAGACAAAGCGAGTCCTCCAGAGATGCCTGGCTTATATAGGCAGGCAACTGCGGGGGAGGCAACACAAAGCAAAGCAAAGCAAAGCAGTCCAGTGAAGAAAAGCCATAGAATTTCAGAGGCCAAGCAGAGATCAGCCAACAATGCTGACACTTCTAGAATTGGGGATCTGGATCCTCCCGGTGACGCGCATCTTCACGCCATGCAGGCGCCTAGTTCTCCTACTTGACAACCTCCAGCAGCTGAAGGCGAGCATCATGCGCACAAGGTCATCGTCTCCAGCCCTTTGGAGTCGTCTGGCGAGGCTGCAGACGATAACCGTCACATTGTGAAGGAAACCTGGGACTTGATCCTCGGCTGGAGATGTTCGAAACACCAATTTCATCAGGTGGGCGGCCCTTGCTAGCAGTCCCTTGCCCCTGGAGTGGGGTGAACAACTCCCCTTGTCCATAGATACTCTGTTTTTTAGCCTTCTCTGGAAACCAAATGTACTGTCCCTCTCTGCATGTAAGATGGAGATAAATAAAGAAGCAAGTGACACTACTCTCTTGTGCATTTACACTCTTTGTCCAAGTTCCCCAAGCAAATAGCTTATCTGGAGGTCAAATTTACAACGCAAAATGATCGATATCCATCGGTGGAAATCCAGACTGTGCTCGTTTTAACCCTTGTAACATACTTTTTGCAGTCTCTTTTTCCTGCAAATATTAAACACGATACAATTGTACCAAATCAGAATCAATAGGAAAACACAGCAAGCATATATTGGTGATATATGATGATATTCTATTTTTCACTAGCAAACGATGCACTCAAGTGCGATCTGAGCAAATATGCACTATGTTAATAAAACAAACTAAAGCGGGTGCAGCCTAATTAGGTTGAAGTTGGTTTCAATTGCATATTTGCACACTAACATGATCCTTCGTTAACTCATTTGCTAATGCCGATCTCAAGATTTCACCATTTTGTTTCCTTTTATCTGTTTTTCTTTTCAATTAGGCTGAAGCAAAGTGTACAAATGACTTACTGGGCCAGTGTAATCCAAGAGTCTTGTGCAATAGTGTTCTGCTTCCTCAAACCTGCCCATGCTCTTGCAATGCTTCGCAAGAAAAAGCAAGGCTTCAACAAAATTCTGGCCCTGCCTTTCCTCAACTTCCATTCTATCTAAATCCTTCTTGTAGTAAAATGCAGCCTCCTCAGCTTGCCCAAGCATACTGTGCAACTTTGCCAATTGGTGAAGTGCTATTCCTTCAGTGTCATTAGTATTTGCAGCCCTCTCATAGCACTTGATAGCTTCTTCAATCATTTGAAGCGGATCACTCTCATAGCACTGAGCCATAGCAATCCAAAGGCGTGCATCGTTAGGTTGCAGGTGGGATGATTTTCGGAAATAGTATAGTGCATAAAATGGCATTCCCATCATCTCATAGATCTGACCAAGACCATACCAAGCACGGTAATCTCTAGGATTTATATCAACAGCTCTTCTGTAGGCATCAATTGCAGCAGGCGTATTTTTTAGCTCAACAAACTCATGTCCCATGAGAGTCCAAGCTGAGAGGTACTTGCGGTTAAGCTTCAGCGCCCTTTGGAAATACAAAACTGACTTCTCATGCTGCCCCTTCAAACTGTAGTAATTTGCAATTATGCAGCAAGATTCAGGGCGATATTTATCTGTCAGAAACACCCTGTGAGCAAGGAAGCTCAAAGCAGTCAAGCTTTCTTTTGCATACAATAAATTTGAGTAAATATCCATAGAATCCACACGAAAAGGATCAGTTCTGAGGAGTTCTTCAAAAATCATGTCAGCTTCATCCAGGTCCCTCATACTATACTGAACGGTTGCTATTTGAGCCTGAATGTAGTCGCTGCAACGGAAGACCCCCATCAAGCGCTCATATCTTTTCAAAGCTTCTTCATGCATCTTTAATTCCAGATGTGCACTAGCGATGAAAAAATCTTTCATCCAGTGATTCTTCAGATTTAAGTTGTTCAGAATGTCACTGCTAGTGCACAAAGACTGTATCTCTAACCAAGCACACCAGTTCCAAGGGTAGCTATTGACAGATTCTACCAGAACTGTTCTAGCCAGACCTTCACAGCCTTTATCGCGTAGAACAATGCCATACAAGTACAGACCAAAGGAATCAATAGCACCAGTTCTGCGATGTGTTGAGAGCTCTCTCTCCAATGCAACAAGTTCCTGATTAACAACGTTGCTCTTCCCCAAAGATCCTTCAAGCTCTATTGTCTCTTCCTCTTTTCGCTTCTCTCCAGCCTAAATTGCAGAGCAAATAAAAATGTTCATCAGGCATATCAAATAATAAAATGCTGATTAAACTATATGGAGAAAACAGACAGTTTCTGCAAGGGAAAGTAGGCTACAAGAAAAGAGGGGAGAAAACTCAGCCTTAAATGGACATGGCCAGCGGCCCATCGTTCCATAGGCCAAAAGTATAAAAAAGTCAGTGTGTCGCAGGCAATCTTACTAAAACACTGACACATAGTATGATGCTGGAGCACATTTCTCATTACAATTTGAAATCCCATGTGTATTTGGCAAACGAAAGCCAAATAATATGTTACATAAGCAATTTCTGAGCTTCCTTATGGAAGAACCGTTGTATTATCACAAAAAAGTCGCGCATGTAAATATACAGTATCTATCATCACAACGAGTACTTAACATACAAAGAGCTAGCCAATCATCTTCCAAACACCTAGAGAAAAAACCACTTGATAGACAAAAGAACAAAGTAATAGATACGAACAAGAAATGAGTAGATATTTTTGGGATGTCTGGTCATGCAATCTGAACTTTCATCAACGAGGCAAAAATAAGAAACCAGAGGCTCCACAGAATTTATTCCAGCTTCATTACACCATGACAAAACAACTGAAGCACCTACTAGTCTACTGCTAGCATCTCTTCTTCAACGAAGTGTTCCATTGCCCAACAATATTAATGATCAGACTATGCACAAAGGACCACAGAGCACCAAAAAATTCACCATCAATAACAGCAAATATTGAGGATTCCAGTTATTGACTTATTGTCTTCACCAAAATCCAGGTAAATCTTCTATTACTCCAATTGCACAAGAAGGAGCCCTAACGAGCACCCACAAAACTTCCTACAAAATACCATTTCCTCAATTGGAAACTCAGAATAATAACCAAGCCTGACCTTTAATGTACCAGGTCCAGTGAAGCATTTCATCAAACAGCACACGCCCTACCCCAAATCTGCACACTGGCACGAGTCCGCTCGAAAGAATAAACAGGACGTATCATGTCTTACCATGTAGAGCGCGTAGCAGCGCAGGAACACGGCCTTGCGCCCGACCTGGGAGCGCAGCACGTGAGCGGCGCGCCGGTACTCCCGGCAGTCGAAGTAGGTCTTCGCGAGCAGGTACTTGTCGGCCCCTGCGTCGAACGCGTCGTCGTCCGGGATGGGCGTGCTCACGTACGAGACGCCGCCGAGCGGCGTCCCAGCCTCGGAGGCGGCGCCGCCGCCCGATCGCATGCGGCGCCGGAAACTGGACCCGCCGCTGCGGTGCAGATGCAGCAGCCGCCCGCCGGGGGCGGCGCCCGAGGAGGACGGGGTGTCCATTGCCGCCGACTGGGACGGCGTCGCGTCCGGCTCGATGCCGACGAGCAGCTCGGCGGCCCTGCAGATGGGAGAAGgctgttagggttagggttttgacTTTCGGGAGTCCTACGGGATTTTCGGGCGGCGTACCATTTCGCGGCGGAGTAGAGGCAACGGTCGCCGAGCTGGCGAGCGGCGGCTCGGAGCTCGACGCGGTAGTTCTCCTTGGCGGCGGCCATACGCCGGTGTGGGGAGGCGGGGTGGCTAATTTGGAGCGGATCGGCGCAGTGAGAGCGCAAACTTTTTGAAACTGCGACGAGAGAGGGGAGAATTTGCGATGCGGCGGGTCTGAAGTTTTGGCATTTGAGGGAGATCTTTGGTTGGGCTGGGCTAGGTGGCTAGTTGGGCCTGAGTGGATGAAACAACGGCATGTCAGATCATCTTTAGCCATTTCCCCTAAAAAAGTTTCCCCTTAAAAGTTTTTTTTTACAAAAGGTGGATTTTATTGGCTAAAAATGAAGTATAGAATGGATACAAACAAAGTGAGTGCACACCCGGCCTCTACATAAATAGGATAGCCAACACCGACATGAAAAAAACACGCCGACAAATAGTAAAGTCATATAAAACCAAATTATGCCTAAGCGAGGGGGAAAGAATAAAAAAAAACTAAAGCAATCAAATATGTGATTGACAAACTACAACCATGGCCGCACCATTCATCTCATGACACCATAAGGATAACAAGATTCTTCAAGAACAAAGCCTTCATGAAtggagtgatgctcaatcaccgtcACCGGACCCAACCGCCAAAGGTAACATTATagattttcaccctgaagaatcgGTTCAAGCATATAccttttttcaaagaacatcagctTTATTAATCACAAAACAACATTGAATGATGCCTCCCATAAATGAATAACAAAACTAAATGTGTAAGGTTTGACTTTTTTACAGCTTTTTGAATTTTTTACCATTGAGACCATTGATACCTTTGCAGTTTACATTTTTCTTAATCATGGCACGCTTCAAATTGTAACTATAGTATACATAGGATCTGCACCTCCCGTGATATTGTGTTGCATTTGGAGTATTCCCTTTTTTCCTACAAATATGTCATATGCATTGTAGCATGCCCCCATTATCAAATTGTATCTTCCAAAGATAAACTGCGTACTTGGCCTCTCACACTGACCTTACTATAGTATGTGGTTCTcattttggtttttctttgttgtgACATTCCTTCACATGTTGTGAGTGCAAGTGAAGTTAATTAAGGGCCTCCTATAAGTTCAGAATGTTCATAACAGAGAAGATGATGCTAATTTGGAACATCGTGATACATTGGTATTTATGAAATATTCATGCTGAtatattattattcttggatgttttacaatcattttatagcaatttgatattattttttgggactaacctattgacccagtgcccagtgctagttgttgttttttgcttgttttttacattgcaagaaatcaatcaaacggagtccaaacatcgcgaaactttttggagattttttatggaccgaaACACCCAGGATGACCAaagctgcacctgggggtgccccgggggaggtgatatgtctccaacgtatctactttttcaaacacttttgaccttgttttggactctaacttgcatgatttgaatggaactaacccgtactgacgctgttttcagcagaattgccatggtgttatttttgtgcagaaataaaagttcttggaatgacttgaaacttcacggagaatatgtttggaatttataaaaaatactggcgaaagaatcaacaccagggggcccacaccctgtccacgagggtgggggtgcgcccaccccccttggacgcgccccctgtctcatgggccccctgaggctccaccgacctcaactccaactctatatattcacgttcggggagaaaaaaatcaaggagaaggattcatcgcgttttacgatacgaagccaccgccaaaccctaatctctctcgggagggctgatatggagtccgttcggggctccgaagaggggaatccgtcaccatcgtcatcatcaaccttcctccatcgccaatttcatgatgctcgccaccgtacgtgagtaattccatcgtaggcttgctggacagtgatgggttggatgagatttatcatgtaatcgagttagttttgttagggtccgatccctagtatccattatgttctgagattgatgttgctatgacttcgctatgcttaatgcttgtcactagggcccgagtgccatgatttcagatctgaacctattatgttttcatgaatatatgtgagttcttgatcctattttgcaagtcaatagtcacataccatgtgttatgatccggtaaccccgaagtgacaataatcaggaccactcccggagatgaccgtagtttgaggagttcacgtattcactaagttttaatgctttggtccggtactctattaaaaggaggccttaatatcccttagtttccaataggaccccgctgccacagaagggtaggacaaaagatgtcatgcaaattcttttccataagcacgtataactatattcagaatacatgactacattatgatgaactagagctagttctgtgtcaccctatgttataactattgcatgaggaatcacatccgacataattatccatcactgatccattgcctacaagcttttcacatattgatctttgcttagttactttttcgttgccactgttacaatcactacaaaaattgctactgttacttttgccaccgttaccgctacttccatattactttgctactaaatactttgctgcagatattaagtctttcaggtgcggttgaattgacaactcaactgttaatacttgagaatattctttggctccccttgtgtcgaatcaaaaaaattgggttgaatactctaccctcaaaaactgttgcgatccttgtacttgtgatgatgatgaagattctccccctagatatgaattgtctgttgtgcctgagggttatgttatggatgaagaaaccgctagagactttttagcttgcaatgacagatatgatcttaagaaactgttagctaagctgaaagaaaaatgtttgaatgctagaatgaaatatgaccctacttttgctacttcacctatctgcatttccgataaggattatgatttctctgtcgaccctgagttaattaatttggtcgaatctgatccttttcatggctatgaatctgaaactgttgtggcacatcttactaaattgaatgatatatccACCCTGTTAACTAATGAGGAGAAAAttcattactactatatccttaagttatttccgttctcattaaagggtgatgcaaaacatggtttaattctcttgatcctggttgtgtgcgtagtccccaggatatgatttattacttctctgctaaatatttccccgctcataagaaacaagttgcctcaagggaaatatttaattttgtgcaaattgaataagagagtctcccacaagcttggggggggggcttctccgATTAATTAATGCTTtgactgatcatcctctcaagaaaaatgaaatacttgatatcttttataatggactaaccgatgcttccaaagaccacatggatagttgtgttggttgtgttttcagggaaagaattgttgatcaagctgaattgctattgaataatatgtcgaGTAAtgaaaaatgattggacacttcctgaaccaactcctaagccaactctgaagaaaaggggtattctatttctcagtcctgaagatatgcaagaggcaaagaaatctatgaaagaaaaaggtattaaagccgaagatgttaagaatttaccacctattgaagaaatacatggtcttgataacccgaaacaggtagtaaaggtaaattctctctatagatttgataagggtgaaatcTCATCtactaagtctgctagccaatgcttggatgagtttgataattttattgttaaacaagaaaacttcaatgcttatgttggtagacaattgaaacgtaatgcttatatgattgaacacttgagagattacatgtctagagttaaaggtgaacttaaacttattagtaaacatgcttctatggttaccactcaagtagaacaagtacttaaagctcggaatgatttgctcaatgaattagataataagaaaaatgaaaacgttgttagagttgtgactagagggggtaaatgactcgggaacctttgtgtcctgagggccaccctaagagaattgagcaagattctcatagaactaatgctgatgtacctagttcttccaaGAAGAACAAAaaggaaaatgataggactttgcatgcttctagtgaacctgttgttgacacacctgagaatcccaatgatatttctatttctgatgctgaaacacaatctggtaatgaacatgaacctagtgataatattactgatgatgttcatgttgatgctcaacctagcaataacaatgatgtagaaattgaacctgctgttgatcttgataacccacaatcaaagaatcaacgttatgataagagagactttgttgctaggaagcacggtaaagaaagagaaccatgggttcagaaacccatgccttttcctcctaaaccgtccaagaaaaaggatgatgaggattttgagtgctttgctaaaatgattagacctatctttttgcgtatgcgtttgactgatatgcttaaaatgaatccttatgctaagtatatgaaagatattgtcacaaataaaagaaagatactcgaagctgaaatttccaccatgcttgctaattatacttttaagggtggaataccaaagaaactaggagatccaggagtaccaactataccatgctccattaaaagaaactatgttaaaactgctttatgtgatcttggagccggtgttagtgttatgcctctctctttatatcgtagacttgatttgaataagtttacacctactgaaatatctgtcagatttcgggttccggcaaaacccttgaggttcgaacactggggtgcgcacaaagatctccccctctctagctcgcacgcatcatgatctcacggcctagctcgacggacccaaagaacacgagacacaagagtttatactggttcgggccaccgatgtggtgtaataccctactccagtgtggtgtggtggattgcctcttgggctgaggatgaatagttacaagggaagaacagccttgaGTTGATGATATCTCAGATCAGAATCAGAATCCcctccctactgtggtggctaatcctatatatagaggcccgggtcctcttcccaaatattaggtgggaagggaCCCCACAACGGcctatttgaagggggacaactagtacaagctatcctgacaaaagtagtcttcgcctgccaaaggctctgttggtgacgccgtcttgggctccacggtgacctccgtcctgctgtcctgctggtcttggtcttgttgtaccgatatggaaaccttttcctaatgcctcgggactcctcgcttgtgcttgcccctttagcaccaaagaggaaacgaggagacTGCACGCACTGGCGccagcctggcgcccgcctggctccagtcatcatggcttgcgtcacacaaacctcgcgaggtgtcccttgccttgatctctccacccctcgtgagccgccctggtgaggccgccctgaggaggtcttgcatcgtccgccccgcgaggcttggcccctcgcgagggtcttgagtgtttgctggtgaagatgggtcatacagggccgctggtggagccacgtcgcgggccgcgggcaggcaagtctggagacccccattcccaaaacaccgacagtggCCCCCGGGCCCATGGCTCGCTCGGGCtcggctttgaggcgaagccaaagggaaagtgcggagcgccatggtccccaacagcctgcgaccatggttgacgcgtggcgattgattggacgtgggcgtctccgcttccccatgctgcctcggcaactgcccaacttgacgagtccttgctgcatgcagaaaaaggtcattattaccttagatcatggaggccggcgattggcctccccttggctataaatgggaagagggGGGCGGAGCCTCCATCACCCATCTCTCCCTTTGCTTCTcccactccttcttcttccttgcttcacTACTTGCTGCACCGACCATGGCGTCGATACGGAGGTTCTCGACCAAGGAGAAGGGTAAGACTCCCCTTAACGAGCCCGAGCCACTTCTGCCGAAGAAGAGGATGTCTCATTTTCGCGACATCGTCGTGAGGCTGGAAGTGTCGCGGCCATGGTACGAGCGGTCGCCTCCGGGGTATCCGTTGCCCTTGTACGCACAAGCTGAGGGCTCCGGAGGGAGGAGTGACGAGCACCGCCGCCCGCGCCAGGGCCGTGGTCGCCGTGCTGTGGTGACGCATGCCGTCACCCCAGGGGTCCATGCcacggactcctcgcgcgagttcgTGCTATGGGCGGCGATGCCTCCGAGCACTTGGATTCGCTTCCCACAGTTCTTCGCCGCC from Triticum dicoccoides isolate Atlit2015 ecotype Zavitan chromosome 6A, WEW_v2.0, whole genome shotgun sequence encodes:
- the LOC119317375 gene encoding anaphase-promoting complex subunit 8-like, producing MAAAKENYRVELRAAARQLGDRCLYSAAKWAAELLVGIEPDATPSQSAAMDTPSSSGAAPGGRLLHLHRSGGSSFRRRMRSGGGAASEAGTPLGGVSYVSTPIPDDDAFDAGADKYLLAKTYFDCREYRRAAHVLRSQVGRKAVFLRCYALYMAGEKRKEEETIELEGSLGKSNVVNQELVALERELSTHRRTGAIDSFGLYLYGIVLRDKGCEGLARTVLVESVNSYPWNWCAWLEIQSLCTSSDILNNLNLKNHWMKDFFIASAHLELKMHEEALKRYERLMGVFRCSDYIQAQIATVQYSMRDLDEADMIFEELLRTDPFRVDSMDIYSNLLYAKESLTALSFLAHRVFLTDKYRPESCCIIANYYSLKGQHEKSVLYFQRALKLNRKYLSAWTLMGHEFVELKNTPAAIDAYRRAVDINPRDYRAWYGLGQIYEMMGMPFYALYYFRKSSHLQPNDARLWIAMAQCYESDPLQMIEEAIKCYERAANTNDTEGIALHQLAKLHSMLGQAEEAAFYYKKDLDRMEVEERQGQNFVEALLFLAKHCKSMGRFEEAEHYCTRLLDYTGPEKETAKSMLQGLKRAQSGFPPMDIDHFAL